Proteins found in one Chlamydia pneumoniae TW-183 genomic segment:
- the groL gene encoding chaperonin GroEL (60 kDa chaperone family; promotes refolding of misfolded polypeptides especially under stressful conditions; forms two stacked rings of heptamers to form a barrel-shaped 14mer; ends can be capped by GroES; misfolded proteins enter the barrel where they are refolded when GroES binds) — MAAKNIKYNEEARKKIHKGVKTLAEAVKVTLGPKGRHVVIDKSFGSPQVTKDGVTVAKEIELEDKHENMGAQMVKEVASKTADKAGDGTTTATVLAEAIYSEGLRNVTAGANPMDLKRGIDKAVKVVVDELKKISKPVQHHKEIAQVATISANNDSEIGNLIAEAMEKVGKNGSITVEEAKGFETVLDVVEGMNFNRGYLSSYFSTNPETQECVLEDALILIYDKKISGIKDFLPVLQQVAESGRPLLIIAEEIEGEALATLVVNRLRAGFRVCAVKAPGFGDRRKAMLEDIAILTGGQLVSEELGMKLENTTLAMLGKAKKVIVTKEDTTIVEGLGNKPDIQARCDNIKKQIEDSTSDYDKEKLQERLAKLSGGVAVIRVGAATEIEMKEKKDRVDDAQHATIAAVEEGILPGGGTALVRCIPTLEAFLPMLANEDEAIGTRIILKALTAPLKQIASNAGKEGAIICQQVLARSANEGYDALRDAYTDMIDAGILDPTKVTRSALESAASIAGLLLTTEALIADIPEEKSSSAPAMPSAGMDY, encoded by the coding sequence ATGGCAGCGAAAAATATTAAATATAATGAAGAAGCCAGAAAAAAAATACATAAAGGGGTAAAAACTCTTGCAGAAGCAGTAAAAGTTACTCTAGGTCCTAAAGGACGTCACGTAGTTATAGATAAGAGCTTTGGCTCTCCCCAAGTGACTAAAGATGGTGTTACTGTAGCTAAAGAAATCGAGCTCGAAGACAAACATGAAAACATGGGCGCTCAGATGGTAAAAGAAGTCGCCAGCAAAACTGCTGACAAAGCAGGCGACGGAACTACAACAGCAACTGTTCTTGCAGAAGCAATCTATAGCGAAGGTCTAAGAAATGTCACTGCCGGTGCCAATCCTATGGACCTAAAAAGAGGTATCGACAAAGCCGTAAAAGTTGTTGTTGATGAACTCAAAAAAATTAGTAAACCTGTACAACATCACAAAGAAATCGCTCAAGTAGCTACTATCTCAGCAAATAATGATTCCGAAATCGGAAATCTTATTGCAGAAGCTATGGAAAAAGTTGGTAAAAACGGATCCATTACTGTTGAAGAAGCTAAAGGCTTCGAAACTGTTCTCGACGTTGTAGAAGGAATGAACTTCAACCGTGGATACCTCTCCAGCTACTTCTCCACAAATCCAGAAACTCAAGAATGCGTTTTAGAAGACGCTCTGATTCTAATCTACGATAAAAAAATCTCTGGAATTAAAGACTTCCTTCCAGTTTTACAACAAGTAGCAGAATCTGGACGCCCTCTTTTAATCATTGCAGAAGAAATTGAAGGAGAAGCTTTAGCAACTCTAGTAGTCAATAGACTCCGTGCAGGATTCAGAGTCTGTGCAGTGAAAGCTCCTGGTTTCGGTGACAGAAGAAAAGCTATGTTAGAAGACATCGCTATCCTTACTGGTGGCCAACTAGTTAGCGAAGAACTTGGCATGAAACTAGAGAATACAACTCTAGCAATGTTAGGAAAAGCTAAGAAAGTTATCGTAACTAAAGAAGATACCACAATCGTCGAAGGCTTAGGAAACAAACCTGATATCCAAGCTCGATGCGACAATATTAAAAAACAAATCGAAGATAGCACTTCAGATTACGACAAAGAAAAACTCCAAGAGCGTTTAGCTAAACTCTCCGGTGGTGTCGCCGTAATCCGCGTAGGAGCTGCTACCGAAATAGAGATGAAAGAGAAAAAAGACAGAGTAGATGATGCACAACACGCAACCATTGCAGCTGTCGAAGAAGGAATCCTCCCTGGTGGTGGAACTGCCTTAGTTCGCTGTATCCCTACACTAGAAGCTTTCCTTCCTATGCTAGCAAACGAAGACGAAGCTATTGGTACTCGTATTATTCTAAAAGCATTAACAGCTCCATTAAAGCAAATTGCAAGTAACGCAGGTAAAGAAGGCGCTATCATTTGTCAGCAAGTTCTAGCAAGATCTGCAAATGAAGGCTATGATGCTTTACGTGACGCTTATACAGATATGATTGACGCAGGAATTTTAGATCCAACTAAAGTGACTCGCTCAGCTCTAGAAAGCGCAGCTTCTATCGCAGGATTACTCCTCACAACAGAAGCCTTAATCGCTGATATCCCAGAAGAGAAATCTTCTTCAGCTCCAGCGATGCCAAGCGCAGGAATGGACTACTAG
- a CDS encoding co-chaperone GroES: MSDQATTLRIKPLGDRILVKREEEEATARGGIILPDTAKKKQDRAEVLVLGTGKRTDDGTLLPFEVQVGDIILMDKYAGQEITIDDEEYVILQSSEIMAVLK, encoded by the coding sequence ATGTCTGATCAAGCAACGACCCTCCGAATTAAACCTTTGGGCGATAGAATCTTGGTAAAAAGGGAAGAAGAAGAAGCCACTGCTCGTGGAGGAATCATCTTACCCGATACAGCAAAAAAGAAACAAGATCGTGCTGAGGTCCTTGTTTTAGGCACAGGCAAACGAACTGATGACGGTACTCTACTTCCTTTCGAAGTTCAAGTTGGCGATATCATTTTAATGGATAAGTATGCAGGTCAAGAAATCACAATCGATGACGAAGAGTATGTCATTCTACAGTCCAGTGAAATCATGGCCGTCCTAAAATAA
- the pepF gene encoding oligoendopeptidase F: protein MTTELKTEALPTRTQVDPKHCWDTTLMYANREEWKKDFDLCSSGKDRSPIWPEFSPSHYQIDNPESLLELLSKKFSVERKLDQLYIYAHLIHDQDITNPEGESDYQSIVYLYTLFSQEISWIQPALIALSEEKVAALLSSSVLAPYRFYLEKIFRLSPHTGTANEEKILASSFAALNVSNKAFSSLSDAEIPFGIAKDSNGEEHPLSHALASLYMQSPDQELRRTAYLAQFQRYYDYRNTFANLLNGKVQAHLFEAKARNYPSCLEASLFQHNIPTTVYINLINETKKHTSLINRYFNLKKEALNLKEFHFYDVYAPISQTTSKNYSYEEGVDLVCKSLLPLGTHYVEILRNGLLSNRWVDRYENKHKRSGAYSSGCYDSAPYILLNYTNTLYDVSVIAHEAGHSMHSYFSREAQPYHDAQYPLFLAEIASTFNEMLLMEALSKSDQSKEDKIVIITKTLDTIFATLFRQTFFAAFEYEIHSAAEQGTPLTEEFLSATYGNLQKEFYGGVVTSDSLSALEWARIPHFYYNFYVYQYATGIIAALSFAEKILTQEPGALELYLKFLKSGRSDFPLNILKKSGLDMTTSAPLDKAFAFITKKIDLLSSLLSED from the coding sequence ATCTTTGTAGCTCTGGAAAAGATCGTTCTCCCATATGGCCCGAATTCTCTCCCTCTCATTATCAAATCGATAACCCCGAATCTTTACTCGAACTTTTATCAAAAAAATTCTCTGTAGAACGAAAATTAGACCAACTCTACATATACGCTCACCTCATCCACGATCAAGATATTACAAATCCCGAAGGGGAAAGCGACTACCAATCCATTGTCTATCTCTACACTCTCTTTTCTCAGGAAATTTCTTGGATCCAACCAGCTTTAATTGCTCTTTCTGAAGAAAAAGTCGCTGCCTTGCTATCCAGCTCAGTGCTCGCTCCCTATAGATTTTACCTAGAAAAAATTTTCCGTCTTTCTCCCCACACAGGAACAGCAAACGAAGAAAAGATCTTAGCCTCCTCGTTTGCAGCCCTTAATGTCTCAAATAAAGCTTTCTCTTCCTTAAGCGATGCAGAAATTCCTTTTGGTATAGCTAAAGATTCAAACGGAGAAGAACATCCGCTATCCCATGCCCTGGCTTCGCTGTATATGCAATCCCCAGATCAGGAATTGCGCCGTACTGCCTACTTAGCTCAATTCCAACGTTACTATGATTACCGTAACACCTTCGCGAATCTTCTCAATGGGAAAGTCCAAGCGCATCTCTTTGAAGCCAAAGCAAGAAATTACCCTTCGTGCCTAGAGGCATCCCTATTCCAACATAACATCCCTACAACTGTTTATATCAATCTTATAAACGAAACAAAGAAACACACTTCTCTTATCAATCGGTATTTTAACCTAAAAAAAGAAGCTCTAAATCTAAAAGAATTCCACTTTTATGATGTTTATGCTCCTATTTCCCAAACTACAAGTAAGAATTATAGTTATGAAGAAGGCGTTGACCTAGTTTGCAAAAGCCTCCTTCCCTTAGGGACTCATTATGTTGAAATTCTAAGAAATGGTCTTCTTTCAAATCGTTGGGTAGACAGATACGAAAATAAGCACAAGCGTTCGGGAGCCTACTCCTCAGGATGCTATGATAGCGCTCCTTATATTCTTCTAAACTACACGAATACACTCTATGACGTTTCCGTCATTGCCCATGAAGCTGGACATAGCATGCACTCCTACTTCAGTAGAGAAGCACAGCCCTATCATGATGCCCAATACCCTCTGTTTCTTGCTGAAATTGCCTCAACATTCAATGAGATGCTCCTCATGGAAGCTCTCAGCAAATCAGATCAAAGTAAAGAAGACAAAATCGTAATTATCACTAAAACTCTAGACACCATATTTGCGACTCTGTTCCGTCAAACCTTTTTCGCTGCCTTCGAATACGAAATTCATTCTGCAGCAGAACAAGGAACTCCTCTTACTGAAGAGTTCCTCTCCGCAACTTACGGTAATTTACAAAAAGAATTCTACGGAGGTGTTGTAACCTCGGATTCCCTATCTGCATTAGAATGGGCTAGAATCCCTCACTTCTACTATAATTTCTATGTTTATCAATATGCGACAGGTATCATAGCTGCCCTCTCCTTTGCTGAAAAAATTCTTACACAAGAACCAGGGGCTCTCGAACTTTATTTAAAATTTTTGAAAAGCGGAAGGTCTGACTTCCCACTCAATATATTAAAGAAATCGGGATTGGATATGACCACCTCTGCTCCATTAGATAAAGCCTTTGCATTCATTACGAAAAAGATAGACCTACTCTCTTCCTTGCTTTCAGAAGATTGA